GGTGAGCGCCATGACGGCGAGGGCCAGCGACGTCGCGCGGGTGGACGAACGGTACAGCAGCGGGGGGAGGGCCATGGCAGCATCTCGGGGGCGGCTGAGGATCGCTGTTTAACACACCCGCCGGCCTAACGGGCGGGCGCCCGTCTCGCACCGCCTGTTCCCCCTTCACGGAGACCGTCATGGATCGTCGCTTCGTCATGCCGCTCGCGCTCGCCGCCGCCCTCCTGTCCTCGCTCGCCGCCACGCCGCCCGCCGATGCCTGTACCCGCGTCGTCTATCTCGGCGCCAACGACGACGTGATCACCGCCCGTTCGATGGACTGGAAGAACGACGTGGCGACGAACCTGTGGATCTTCCCCCGCGGCATGGCCCGCAGCGGGCAGGCCGGGCCCCACTCGGTGAAATGGACATCGAAGTACGGCAGCGTCATCGCGACGGGCTACGACATCTCCACCACCGACGGCATGAACGAAGCCGGCCTGGTCGCCAACGTGCTCTGGCTGGTCGAATCCGAATATCCCGCCTACGACGGACGCGGCCCCGGCCTGAGCATCGCGGCGTGGGCCCAATACGTGCTCGACAACTACGGCAGCGTGAAGGAGGCCGTCGACGCCTTGCGCAAGCAGCCTTTCACCGTCGTGACCGACAAGGTGCCCGGGGAGGACCGGCTGACCACGCTGCACCTGTCGATGTCCGATGCCAGTGGCGACAGCGCCATCATCGAATACATCGACGGCAAGCAGGTGATTCACCATGATCGCCGGTACCAAGTGATGACCAACTCGCCGGTGTTCGACCAGCAGCTGGCGCTCAATGCCTATTGGAAGCAGATCGGTGGCACGGTGATGCTGCCGGGCACCAACCGCGCCGCAGACCGCTTCGCGCGCGCCTCGTTCTACGTCAATGCGATCCCGAAGGCCGAGGATCCGGTGAAGGCGCTGGCCAGCGTCTTCAGCGTGATCCGCAACACGTCGGTACCGTTCGGCATCAACACGCCGGAAGAGCCCAACATCTCCTCCACGCGCTGGCGGACCGTCGCCGACCACAAGCGCAAGCTCTATTTCTTCGAATCCGCGCTGACGCCGAACACGTTCTGGGTGGATCTCAAGGACGTGGACTTCTCGAGGGAGACCGGCAAGGTGCTGCGCCTGGACCTGGGTGCGGACCAGCGCAACGTGTTCGCCGGCAACGCGGTGAAGGATTTCAGGCCCGCGGAACCGTTCGTGTTCCAGGGCCTGTAGCTACAGATCGAATGCGAGCAGGTCGTGGCCGGTGGCGGCGCGCACCACACGCCGGTACAACACGTTGCCGCTGCCGCCGTTGGTCAGCGCCACCAGCGCACGCTGGCCGCTGGCATCGCCGAGCGCGAAATTCTTGAAGATGCCGCCGTTGCTGCCCGAGTGGTAGAAGACCGGCCCGCGCGGCGTGGCTTCCAGGTTCCAGCCCAGGCCCTTCTCCGTCCAGCGGCCGGGCACGTCGATCTGCTTGGTCAGCATCGCGCGGCGCGTGGCCTCGGTGATCTGCCACGGTTCGCGCGGCGTGCGCACCATCAGCGCCATGAAGCGCGCGTACGCGGTCGGCGTGGTGCGCAGGCTCGCGGCGGCATTGGCGAGGATGTCACCGGGCCAGTTCACCAGGCCCTTGGGCGTGATCGCCTGCACCTCGGGCAACGCGCGCGCGGCATCCTCGTAGCGCCAGGTCGACAGCGGCTTGCCCCAGCGGTCTGCCACGACCTGCGCCGCGCTCCACTGCTCGCGCAGCATCTGCGGCGGCATGCCGGGCGTTTCGTCCTCGACGGCGCGATGCCCGTACACCGAACGCGCGGCTAGGTCCGCATTCCAGCTGTAGCTGCTGCCCTGCATGCCGGCGGGGCCGAACAGCAGGCGCTGCATCGATTCGTCCAGGCTCTCGCCGGTCAGCGTTTCGACCACCAGCTGCAGCCAGAAGATCGCTTCGCCCGAATAGTCGATGCGCGTGCCGGGCTTCACGGCGGGCACCAGTTTTTCGGTCACCGGATCCTTGCGCCAGTTCGGCAGGCCGGTGGAGTGGCGCAATACGTCGCGCACGGTGATGGCGTCGATCCACGGATGGTCGGCCAGGTAGTCCATCCGCCGGTAGCGCACCAGCGGTGCATCAAGGTCGATGACGCCCTGGTCCGCCAGCTGCAGCACCAGATAGGCGAACACCGGCTTGCTCAGCGAGGCGTCCTCGAACAGCGTGTTCGCCACCACCGGCGCGCGCGTCAGCGCATGGGTCACGCCGAACCCGCGCGCCCACACCACCTCGCCCCGCTCGACCACCGCCAGCCCGATGCCCGGCACACGCAGCGCCTGCATCAACCGCGGCAGATCATCGAGGAAAGCCTCGGGCGGAATCCAGCCCGCCGCGTCGTCGCAGGCGGCGGCGGAAGCGGAGCGTGGCCAGGCCCACGCCAGCGGGGACAACAGGCCGGCTTTCAGCAGGTTTCGGCGTGACGGGAACGATGAGGCGTGACTCATGACGGCTTGAGTGTCCCTAGGCAGGCTCGTTTAAAGATGACGTATGAGCGATGCAAACCCCGCGCTGGCTTGACGCGCCACGCCCCACCGCCGTATCGTCCGCATCGCCAAGGTTTCCATCTCTTCATGCGAATGAAGAGATGGGATTAAAAGGGAAGCCGGTGCGGCCTGTTCCATGGGCCTATTCCGGCGCTGCCCCGCAGCGGTATTTGGAAACGAACCCCGTCAACAGCACTGGTCCTCGCGGGCCGGGAAGCGGTGGGAAGTAGGCCAGCGCACACGCGCCCGTCCATGAGCCCGAAGACCTGCCCTGGCCGGAAGACACGACCGTCTTCCGTCTGACCTGGAGCTTCCGAGGGGAGGCGGCCGGAGCCCGTGTCCGCGCGCGCCTGCCCGGATGCGTCCTCCTGCGCCTTCCTCCCGGCACTCCGGCTCGCCCGCGGGGGCGAAGGTCGCTGGCGTGGCGGGCGCGTGCCCGGCGCGCGGTTCCTTCGTTCCTCATCACTGCTTGCATGAGGACACGCACCATGACCACCGTTACCACCCTCGGCTTCCCGCGCATCGGCGTGAAGCGCGAACTGAAGACCGCACTCGAACGCTACTGGCGCGGCGAAAGCAGCGCCGACGCGCTGCAGGACACCGCACGCGACCTGCGCCATCGCCACTGGCAGCTGCAACGCAATGCCGGCGCCGATGTCGTCCCCTGCAACGACTTTTCGCTGTACGACCACGTGCTGGATACGGCGTTCCTGTTCGACGCCCTGCCCGACGCCTACCGCGCACTGGCCGATGCCGATCCGTTGGCCGGCTACTTCACCCTCGCGCGCGGCCTGCAAAAGGACGGCGTGGACCTGCGCGCGCTGGAGATGACCAAGTGGTTCGACACCAACTACCACTACCTCGTGCCGGAGCTGCACGCCGGGCAGAGTTTCCGGTTGCGCGGCGACAAGCCGGTGGCCGAGTACCTTGAAGCACGTGCCCAGGGCCACGCGACGCGCCCCGTGCTGCTCGGGCCGGTGAGCTTCCTGCTGCTGGCGAAAACGGTGGACGGCAGTGACCGGCTGGCGCTGCTCGACCGCCTGTTGCCGGTATACGCGGAGCTGCTGACGAAGCTGCATGCGGCGGGTGCGGACTGGGTGCAGCTCGATGAGCCCTGCCTGGTGCTGGACCTGGATGAGGCCACCCGTTCGGCCTACCTGCGCGCGTACGCGACGCTGGCGAAGACCGTCCGTCCGCGCCTGCTGCTGGCGACGTACTTCGGTCGGCTCGATGCGCAGCTGCCGCTGGCCTGCGCGCTGCCGGTCGACGGCCTGCACGTGGACCTGGTGCGCGGCAAGGAACAGCTGGACGACGTGCTGAAGCAGTGGCCGCGTGGCCGCGTGCTGTCGGTGGGCCTGGTGGATGGCCGCAACATCTGGCGCACGAACCTGGACAACGCGTTGATCCTGGCCAGGTACGCGCAAGGCCACCTGGAGCTCGGCCAGCTGTGGCTGGCGCCGTCGTGCTCGCTGCTGCACGTGCCGGTGGACGTCATCGGCGAGAAGGCGCTGCCATCCGACCTGAAGTCATGGCTGGCCTTTGCCCGGCAGAAAATCGAGGAACTGCGCCTGCTGGCCGACGCGCTGCGCGATCCGCGCACGGCGGACCCCGCGCTGGCGGTGGCGCGCGATCGCATCGAATCGCGTCGCCACTCGGGACGGGTGCACCGCCCCGCTGTCGCGGCGCGGCTGGCCTCGCCCGAGGCGGCCGACATCCATCGTGATGTGCCGTACCCGCAGCGTCGTCTTGCCCAGCAGGCGCGATTCGCGCTGCCGGCGTTCCCGACCACGACGATTGGCTCGTTCCCGCAGACGCACGAGGTGCGCGAGGCGCGCGCGCGCCACAAGAGCGGCACGCTGTCCGACGCCGGGTACGATGCCTTCCTCGAAGCCGAGACCGCGCGCTGCGTGCACATCCAGGAAGAGATCGGCCTCGACGTGCTGGTGCATGGCGAGTTCGAGCGCAACGACATGGTGGAGTACTTCGGCGAGCAGCTGGACGGGTTCGCCTTCACCAAGAACGGGTGGGTACAGAGCTATGGCTCGCGCTGCGTGAAGCCGCCGATCATCTACGGCGACGTGTCGCGCCCCGCGCCGATGACGGTGCGCTGGACGCGGTACGCGCAGTCGCTGACCGAGCGGCCGATGAAGGGCATGCTGACCGGACCGGTCACCGTGCTGCAGTGGTCGTTCGTGCGCGACGACCAGGCGCGTGCGCAGACCTGCCGGCAGATCGCGCTCGCCCTGCGTGACGAAGTGCTGGACCTGGAGGCGGCCGGCATCGGCGTGATCCAGATCGACGAACCGGCCCTGCGCGAAGGCCTGCCGTTGCGTCGCGCGGACTGGCAGGCCTACCTGGCCTGGGCCGTGGAGTGCTTCCGCATCAGTGCGTCCGGTGTGAAGGACGACACCCAGATCCACACCCACATGTGCTACTCGGAGTTCAACGACATCATCGAAGCCGTGGCGGCGATGGACGCCGACGTCATCTCCATCGAAACCTCGCGTTCGCGGATGGAACTGCTGGAGGCGTTCGTGAGGTTCCGCTATCCCAACGAGATCGGTCCCGGCGTGTACGACATCCACTCGCCGCGCATCCCGACCACGGGCGAGATGATCGACCTGCTGGAGCGCGCCCGCGCCGTACTGGCGCCCGAGCAGATCTGGGTCAATCCGGACTGCGGCTTGAAGACGCGGGGCTGGCCCGAGGTGCGTACGGCGCTGGAGCGGATGGTGGAAGCAGCGCATGCCTTGCGTGGCGGACGCGCGCAGGCGGCCTGACGGTCGTCGCAACGTGGTGGCGGGCAAGGGCCCGCCCCACGTCGCTTCAATCCTGCGCGATCGCCGGGGGCAGCGGCGGTGCGGGCGTGGGCCGGCCGAGCGGGTCGAGCGCGATCATCACGAAGTGACCGCGCGTGCACAGCTTGCGCTCGCCGGTCAGCAGGTTCTCGGTGATGACTTCCACGTCGACGTTCATCGAGCTGCGGCCGACCTTCACCACGCGCGCGACGACTTCCACCAGGTCGCCCTTGTGGATCGGCTGGTTGAAGTCCACCTGCTCCGAGCGCGCGGTGACCACCGTGGAGCGGGCGTAGCGGGAGGCGACGATGAAGGCGGACATGTCCATCCACGCCAGCGCCTGGCCGCCGAACAGCGTGCCCAGGTGGTTGGTGTGGTCGGGAAAGACCATGTGCAGCAGGCGGGCCTCGAGCGGGCGCGCTTCGGCGTTGGCCAGTTCAGTCATGGTGGTGCTCCGGTTCGCGTGCTCCCGGCGGCAGCATAGCGCAAGCCCTTGTGGGAGCGACGTGAGTCGCGACAAGGCTGGAGAAGCGCACGGCTGCCTTCGGATGCCATGAGGACGTGTCGTTGCAGAGATCGCGACTTACGTCGCTCCCACGTCAGCCATCGCGACGCCTCAGAACGCGTGGTCGAAGCCGACTTCGCCCTGCACGCCCAGCTGGTAGGCCGAGACGCGGCGCTCGAAGAAATTGGTCAACTCCTGCACGTCCTGCAGCTCCATGAAGGGCAGTGGGTTGCGCACGTCGTAGCGCTTGGGCATGCCCAGCTTGGCGAAGTGCTGGTCGGCGCAATGCTGCAGGTATTGGCGCATGTCGCGCGTGGAGATGCCGGCCACGCCGCCGGACAGCACGTCCTCGGCGAACTGCACCTCGCACTCGATGGCCTCCTCCAGCATGTCGTAGACCTGCTGCTGCATGACATCGTCGAACAGGTCCGGCTCTTCCTCGCGCACGGTGCGCACGCATTCGAACGCGAACTCCATGTGGCAGCTCTCGTCGCGGAACACCCAGTTGGTGCCGCTGGCCAGGCCGGGCAGCAGGCCGCGCGAGCGGAAGAAGTAGACGTAGGCGAAGGCGGCGAAGAAGAACAGCCCTTCGATGCACGCGGCGAAGCAGATCTGGTTGAGCAGGAACTGCCGGCGCTGGTCGCGCGTCTCGATCCGCTTCAGGTCCTGGATGCTGTCGATCCACTTGAAGCAGAAGTCGGCCTTCTTCTTGATCGCCGGGATGTTCTCCACCGCGGCGAAGGCCTTGAAGCGCTCCGACGGGTCGGGCAGGTAGTTGTCCAGCAGCGTCAGGTAGAACTGCACGTGCAGCGCTTCCTCGTACAGCTGCCTCGACAGGTACATGCGCGCTTCCGGCGCGTTGAGGTGCTGGTAGAGGTTCAGCACCAGGTTGTTCGACACGATCGAATCGCCGGTGGCGAAGAAGGCGACCAGCCGGTGGATCAGGTGGCGGTCGGCCGGCGTCATCTTGGCATGCAGGTCGGTGATGTCGATCTGGAAATTGATCTCCTCCACCGTCCACGTGTTCTTGATGGCGTCGCGGTACATGTCGTAGAACTGCGGGTAGCGCATCGGGCGCAGCGTCAGTTCGAAACCGGGGTCTAGCAGCATCTGCTTGGGGTGTGCGGACATGGTGCGGTGTTCTCGTGGTTCTCCTTCTCCCGCCGGGAGAAGGTGCCCGAAGGGCGGATGAGGGTGCGGCGAAAGTAGCGGCGGTGACACATCGTGATGTCGCCGTACCCTCACCCCAACCCCTCTCCCGATGGGAGAGGGGCTCGAATCAGAAGCTGGCGCATCCATGCGCCGGGAACATCCGTGTTCCGATTCCAGGGTCCGTCGACCGGGGTCGACGCAGGGGAGCGGTTACTGGCAGGCCTCGCAGGCTTCCGGGTTCTCCAGCGAGCAGGCGATGGCCTCCGTCGGCGTGTAGTCGCGCTTCGGCGCTGCGGCCGTCGTGCTGCTGACCGTGGTCTTGGCGATCTTGGTGGCCGGGCGCGAGCGCAGGTAGTAGGTGGTCTTGATGCCCTGCTTCCATGCGTACATGTACATGGACGACATCGCGCCGATGTTCGGGCTTTCCATGAACAGATTCAGCGAGGCCGACTGGTCGATGAAGGCGCCACGGCCGGCAGCCATGTCGATCAGCGAGCGCATCGGCAGTTCCCAGGCCGTGCGATAGACCTGCTGCAGCGTGTCCGGGATCTGCGCGATGCCCTGGATGGAGCCTTCGGCCAGCTTGATCGCATCGCGCGTTTCCGGCGTCCACAGGCCGAGCTTCTTCAACTCGTCCACCAGGTAGCGGTTGACCTGCAGGAAGTCGCCCGACAGCGTCTCGCGCTTGAACAGGTTGGACACCTGCGGCTCCACGCACTCGTAGCAGCCGGCGATCGAGGCGATCGTGGCGGTCGGCGCGATCGCGATCAGCAGCGAGTTACGCAGGCCGTGTTCCTTGATGCGCGCGCGCAGGGTATCCCAGCGTTCCGCGTTCTCCGGAACCACGTTCCAGGCGTCGAACTGCAGCTCGCCGTTGGCGGCGCGCGTGTCGGCGAACGACGGATGGCGGCCACGTTCCTGCGCCAGTTCCACCGACGTCTCCAGCGCGTGGAAGTAGATGGTCTCGGCGATCTTCGCCGACAGCGCGCGCGCCTCGGCGCTGTCGAACGGCAGGCGCAGCTTGAAGAACACGTCCTGCAGGCCCATGCAGCCGAGGCCCACCGGGCGCCAGCGCAGGTTGCCGCGGCGCGCGGTCTCGATCGGATAGAAGTTCAGGTCGATCACGCGGTCCAGCTGGCGCACGGCCAGGCGGACGGTCTCGGCGAGCTTGTCGAAATCGAACCAGCCATCGTCATCGAAGTGACGGCCCAGGTTGATCGAGCCGAGGTTGCACACCGCCGTTTCTTCCGCCGAGGTGACTTCCAGGATTTCCGTGCACAGGTTCGACAGGTGGATGACGTTGCCGGCGCGCAGGGTCTGGTTGCTCGCGGCGTTGCACTTGTCCTTGAAGGTCATCCAGCCGTTGCCGGTCTCGGCCAGCGTGCGCATCATCCGGCCGTAAAGCTTGCGAGCGGACGTGGTCTTCATCGCCTTGCCTTGCGCTTCGGCCTGCGTGTAGGCCAGTTCGAACGCAGCGCCATACAGGTCGGTCAGTTCAGGCACCACGCGTGGATCGAACAGCGACCATTCCTGGTCGGCTTCGACGCGCTTCATGAAGAGGTCCGGCACCCAGTTGGCCAGATTGAGGTTGTGCGTACGGCGCGCTTCGTCGCCGGTGTTGTCGCGCAGCTCCAGGAAGTCTTCGATGTCGGCGTGCCAGGTTTCCAGGTACACGCAGGCCGCGCCCTTGCGCTTGCCACCCTGGTTGACCGCCGCGACCGAGGAATCCAGCGTCTTCAGCCACGGCACGATGCCGTTGCTGTGGCCGTTGGTGGACTTGATCAGCGAACCACGCGAACGCACGCGGGTGTAGCTCACGCCGATGCCGCCGCTGAACTTGCTCAGCTGGGCGATGTCGCCGTACTTGGCGTAGATCGACTCCAGCGTGTCCTGCGGCGAGTCCAACAGGAAGCACGAGGACAGCTGCTCGTGCGTGGTGCCGCTGTTGAACAGCGTCGGCGAGCTGGGCAGGTAGTCCAGGTTGCCCATGCGGCGATACAGCGCCAGCGCTTCGGGCACGTCTTCGCTCAGCGCGCAGGCGATGCGCAGGAAGAACTGCTGCGGCGTCTCGATGACCTTGCGGGTGTGCGGGTGGCGCA
This genomic stretch from Pseudoxanthomonas sp. CF385 harbors:
- a CDS encoding linear amide C-N hydrolase; the protein is MDRRFVMPLALAAALLSSLAATPPADACTRVVYLGANDDVITARSMDWKNDVATNLWIFPRGMARSGQAGPHSVKWTSKYGSVIATGYDISTTDGMNEAGLVANVLWLVESEYPAYDGRGPGLSIAAWAQYVLDNYGSVKEAVDALRKQPFTVVTDKVPGEDRLTTLHLSMSDASGDSAIIEYIDGKQVIHHDRRYQVMTNSPVFDQQLALNAYWKQIGGTVMLPGTNRAADRFARASFYVNAIPKAEDPVKALASVFSVIRNTSVPFGINTPEEPNISSTRWRTVADHKRKLYFFESALTPNTFWVDLKDVDFSRETGKVLRLDLGADQRNVFAGNAVKDFRPAEPFVFQGL
- a CDS encoding serine hydrolase domain-containing protein is translated as MSHASSFPSRRNLLKAGLLSPLAWAWPRSASAAACDDAAGWIPPEAFLDDLPRLMQALRVPGIGLAVVERGEVVWARGFGVTHALTRAPVVANTLFEDASLSKPVFAYLVLQLADQGVIDLDAPLVRYRRMDYLADHPWIDAITVRDVLRHSTGLPNWRKDPVTEKLVPAVKPGTRIDYSGEAIFWLQLVVETLTGESLDESMQRLLFGPAGMQGSSYSWNADLAARSVYGHRAVEDETPGMPPQMLREQWSAAQVVADRWGKPLSTWRYEDAARALPEVQAITPKGLVNWPGDILANAAASLRTTPTAYARFMALMVRTPREPWQITEATRRAMLTKQIDVPGRWTEKGLGWNLEATPRGPVFYHSGSNGGIFKNFALGDASGQRALVALTNGGSGNVLYRRVVRAATGHDLLAFDL
- the metE gene encoding 5-methyltetrahydropteroyltriglutamate--homocysteine S-methyltransferase, which gives rise to MTTVTTLGFPRIGVKRELKTALERYWRGESSADALQDTARDLRHRHWQLQRNAGADVVPCNDFSLYDHVLDTAFLFDALPDAYRALADADPLAGYFTLARGLQKDGVDLRALEMTKWFDTNYHYLVPELHAGQSFRLRGDKPVAEYLEARAQGHATRPVLLGPVSFLLLAKTVDGSDRLALLDRLLPVYAELLTKLHAAGADWVQLDEPCLVLDLDEATRSAYLRAYATLAKTVRPRLLLATYFGRLDAQLPLACALPVDGLHVDLVRGKEQLDDVLKQWPRGRVLSVGLVDGRNIWRTNLDNALILARYAQGHLELGQLWLAPSCSLLHVPVDVIGEKALPSDLKSWLAFARQKIEELRLLADALRDPRTADPALAVARDRIESRRHSGRVHRPAVAARLASPEAADIHRDVPYPQRRLAQQARFALPAFPTTTIGSFPQTHEVREARARHKSGTLSDAGYDAFLEAETARCVHIQEEIGLDVLVHGEFERNDMVEYFGEQLDGFAFTKNGWVQSYGSRCVKPPIIYGDVSRPAPMTVRWTRYAQSLTERPMKGMLTGPVTVLQWSFVRDDQARAQTCRQIALALRDEVLDLEAAGIGVIQIDEPALREGLPLRRADWQAYLAWAVECFRISASGVKDDTQIHTHMCYSEFNDIIEAVAAMDADVISIETSRSRMELLEAFVRFRYPNEIGPGVYDIHSPRIPTTGEMIDLLERARAVLAPEQIWVNPDCGLKTRGWPEVRTALERMVEAAHALRGGRAQAA
- a CDS encoding acyl-CoA thioesterase; the encoded protein is MTELANAEARPLEARLLHMVFPDHTNHLGTLFGGQALAWMDMSAFIVASRYARSTVVTARSEQVDFNQPIHKGDLVEVVARVVKVGRSSMNVDVEVITENLLTGERKLCTRGHFVMIALDPLGRPTPAPPLPPAIAQD
- a CDS encoding ribonucleotide-diphosphate reductase subunit beta, with protein sequence MSAHPKQMLLDPGFELTLRPMRYPQFYDMYRDAIKNTWTVEEINFQIDITDLHAKMTPADRHLIHRLVAFFATGDSIVSNNLVLNLYQHLNAPEARMYLSRQLYEEALHVQFYLTLLDNYLPDPSERFKAFAAVENIPAIKKKADFCFKWIDSIQDLKRIETRDQRRQFLLNQICFAACIEGLFFFAAFAYVYFFRSRGLLPGLASGTNWVFRDESCHMEFAFECVRTVREEEPDLFDDVMQQQVYDMLEEAIECEVQFAEDVLSGGVAGISTRDMRQYLQHCADQHFAKLGMPKRYDVRNPLPFMELQDVQELTNFFERRVSAYQLGVQGEVGFDHAF
- a CDS encoding ribonucleoside-diphosphate reductase subunit alpha; translation: MSVTKRNGGREPVDLNKIVRAVQRNCEGLHAIDPMRVATRTISGLYDGASTRELDELSIRTAALLTGEEPEYSRLAARLLAGYIVKEVTGQEIHAFSQSVTRGHEVGLINDRLLNFVQTNARKLNDALDASLDLHFDYFGLRTLYDRYLLRHPHTRKVIETPQQFFLRIACALSEDVPEALALYRRMGNLDYLPSSPTLFNSGTTHEQLSSCFLLDSPQDTLESIYAKYGDIAQLSKFSGGIGVSYTRVRSRGSLIKSTNGHSNGIVPWLKTLDSSVAAVNQGGKRKGAACVYLETWHADIEDFLELRDNTGDEARRTHNLNLANWVPDLFMKRVEADQEWSLFDPRVVPELTDLYGAAFELAYTQAEAQGKAMKTTSARKLYGRMMRTLAETGNGWMTFKDKCNAASNQTLRAGNVIHLSNLCTEILEVTSAEETAVCNLGSINLGRHFDDDGWFDFDKLAETVRLAVRQLDRVIDLNFYPIETARRGNLRWRPVGLGCMGLQDVFFKLRLPFDSAEARALSAKIAETIYFHALETSVELAQERGRHPSFADTRAANGELQFDAWNVVPENAERWDTLRARIKEHGLRNSLLIAIAPTATIASIAGCYECVEPQVSNLFKRETLSGDFLQVNRYLVDELKKLGLWTPETRDAIKLAEGSIQGIAQIPDTLQQVYRTAWELPMRSLIDMAAGRGAFIDQSASLNLFMESPNIGAMSSMYMYAWKQGIKTTYYLRSRPATKIAKTTVSSTTAAAPKRDYTPTEAIACSLENPEACEACQ